A stretch of the Thiocystis violascens DSM 198 genome encodes the following:
- a CDS encoding YciI family protein: MLYAIIAVDRPNSLPDRQRVRPAHLARLRALLDEGRLVLAGPHPAIDSPEPGEAGFSGSLIVAEFADLSAAETWAAADPYREAGVYREVLIKPFKQVFP, translated from the coding sequence GTGCTCTACGCCATCATCGCTGTCGATCGCCCCAACAGTCTGCCGGACCGCCAGCGCGTCCGGCCCGCCCATCTCGCGCGCTTGCGGGCACTGCTGGACGAAGGGCGGCTGGTTCTGGCTGGCCCCCATCCCGCCATCGACAGCCCTGAACCCGGCGAGGCCGGTTTTTCGGGGTCGCTCATCGTGGCGGAGTTTGCGGATCTGAGCGCGGCGGAAACCTGGGCCGCCGCGGATCCTTACCGCGAAGCGGGTGTCTATCGAGAAGTCCTGATCAAACCGTTCAAGCAAGTCTTTCCTTAA
- a CDS encoding peptidylprolyl isomerase: protein MKTARLPLLLCVLFAAGSSFAEDAKDTDSPDTLIATVNGTPYPLDVFRMFYLERMQQNQGENSPAFQQQAFDEFMGLVVASQEGERRKLEGERNVVAALQLERMKVMSNAALSAMAEELKPTEDELKAAYEKVKEQAVRTEYKARHILVKDEEEAKKIIKQLDKKADFTELAKKHSTGPTGKDGGDLGWFDPKQMVPPFAEAIAAMKPGDYSKTPVQTQFGWHVINLQETRKAEPPSFENARPQLTALVQRQKIGEKIAEMRNSAMVELNEEIVKVTPNQDAPEATPEKK from the coding sequence ATGAAGACAGCTCGTCTGCCTCTTTTGCTCTGTGTCTTGTTTGCCGCGGGAAGCAGTTTCGCGGAAGACGCCAAGGACACCGATTCGCCCGACACGCTGATTGCCACTGTCAACGGCACCCCCTACCCGCTGGATGTCTTCCGGATGTTTTATCTGGAACGGATGCAGCAGAATCAGGGTGAGAACAGTCCGGCCTTCCAGCAGCAGGCATTCGACGAATTCATGGGTCTGGTCGTCGCCTCGCAGGAAGGCGAGCGCCGCAAGCTCGAAGGCGAGCGCAATGTCGTCGCGGCCTTGCAGTTGGAGCGCATGAAAGTGATGTCCAACGCTGCGCTGTCCGCGATGGCCGAGGAACTGAAACCCACCGAGGACGAACTCAAGGCGGCTTACGAGAAGGTCAAGGAACAGGCCGTGCGGACGGAATACAAAGCCCGCCATATCCTGGTCAAGGACGAGGAAGAGGCCAAGAAGATCATCAAGCAACTAGATAAAAAGGCCGATTTCACGGAATTGGCCAAGAAACACTCCACCGGTCCGACCGGCAAGGATGGCGGAGACCTTGGCTGGTTCGACCCGAAACAGATGGTTCCGCCCTTCGCCGAGGCGATTGCCGCCATGAAGCCTGGGGATTATTCCAAGACCCCGGTGCAAACCCAATTCGGCTGGCACGTCATCAATCTGCAGGAAACCCGCAAGGCCGAACCGCCCTCCTTCGAGAACGCGAGACCTCAGTTGACTGCCTTGGTACAGCGCCAGAAGATCGGCGAGAAGATCGCCGAGATGCGCAACAGCGCCATGGTCGAACTCAACGAGGAAATTGTGAAAGTCACGCCCAATCAGGATGCACCTGAGGCCACGCCCGAGAAAAAATAG
- a CDS encoding cytochrome c family protein has translation MRIRLALSFMPLGLALGIGAGPLVPLALAEEAEPIHHVSSEVCETCHKDIFQQWKGSMHAQSTALSDPIHGTFYKMEVGDPTAEGMIHKKSGKFPLCLQCHAPNAARDQTTKLDALPAYSEGVNCVACHTLKSYKGIKDEKGKIRYGLKAYDVADTLQAPAGFPRGLQKLTAADDLFGGAVDASSDGQKPNPHLGEAVELDGKQIPALTMEANPIQLRTSDACMGCHDQRDNPQGVPLCQTGNEFVAGGSQVACQTCHMPVAGGFADHTMGGGHHEGMLKRSIVFDIKSKPVGDSIETTVWIRNLQPHAMPTGAPFRNLNLKLTAYNASGEVVWENAKGHPAKEDPQAYFVYGLADDKGNPAPPPTATQAGKDSRLKAHETRELVYQIPAEGVVLVRGELYYNLLWPSLVEKFTELPKDVTEPVLIAVAEKEISGE, from the coding sequence ATGCGTATCCGACTCGCATTGTCATTCATGCCCCTGGGTCTTGCGCTCGGAATCGGCGCTGGCCCGCTGGTTCCGCTCGCGCTTGCCGAGGAGGCCGAGCCGATCCACCACGTCTCGTCCGAGGTCTGCGAAACCTGCCATAAAGACATTTTCCAACAATGGAAAGGCTCGATGCACGCCCAGAGCACCGCGCTTTCCGACCCGATTCATGGCACCTTTTATAAGATGGAAGTGGGCGATCCGACCGCCGAAGGGATGATTCACAAGAAATCGGGGAAATTCCCGCTCTGTCTCCAGTGCCACGCCCCGAACGCCGCGCGCGACCAAACCACCAAGCTCGACGCGCTCCCCGCCTACAGCGAAGGCGTCAACTGCGTGGCCTGCCACACGCTGAAAAGCTACAAGGGCATCAAGGACGAGAAGGGAAAGATCCGCTATGGACTCAAGGCGTATGACGTCGCCGATACGCTCCAGGCCCCCGCTGGGTTCCCGCGCGGACTTCAGAAACTGACCGCCGCGGATGACCTGTTCGGCGGCGCCGTCGACGCATCGTCGGACGGTCAGAAGCCGAACCCGCATCTTGGCGAGGCGGTGGAACTGGACGGCAAGCAAATCCCGGCCTTGACCATGGAAGCGAATCCGATACAACTCCGCACCTCCGACGCCTGCATGGGCTGCCACGATCAGCGCGATAACCCCCAAGGCGTCCCGCTCTGCCAGACCGGCAACGAATTCGTCGCGGGTGGCAGTCAGGTCGCCTGCCAGACCTGCCACATGCCGGTCGCCGGCGGCTTCGCCGATCACACCATGGGAGGCGGCCATCATGAGGGTATGCTCAAACGCTCGATCGTCTTCGACATCAAGAGCAAGCCCGTCGGCGACAGCATCGAGACGACCGTTTGGATCCGCAATCTGCAACCCCATGCGATGCCAACCGGCGCGCCCTTCCGTAACCTCAATCTGAAATTGACCGCCTATAACGCCAGCGGCGAGGTGGTGTGGGAGAACGCCAAGGGCCATCCGGCCAAGGAGGATCCGCAGGCGTATTTCGTCTATGGCCTGGCGGACGATAAAGGCAACCCGGCACCGCCCCCGACGGCGACTCAGGCGGGCAAGGACAGCCGACTGAAAGCCCACGAGACCCGTGAGTTGGTTTACCAGATCCCCGCCGAGGGCGTCGTGCTGGTGCGCGGCGAGCTTTACTACAACCTGCTCTGGCCGTCACTGGTCGAGAAGTTTACGGAGTTACCGAAGGATGTCACGGAGCCGGTTTTAATCGCCGTGGCCGAAAAAGAGATTTCCGGAGAGTAG
- a CDS encoding cytochrome c3 family protein — MSSFGAPLFITRHVLIALVVGGLGGVLLMAFLIEFDHFTSSSEFCTSCHSMTYAEDSYRQTAHYDSASGVRATCGDCHVSEGLLAATWDHAIGIKDLIKQFLGPDYDDPVINTLHLPEAAFAARAWFRKRDSATCSRCHTQEAILGKRADTAAIHREETEGKSCIDCHYNLVHRKVPDERTFKREAWNRMVEDEFGLEPGMAAKLMMGSKEAIGSLPALSERSP, encoded by the coding sequence ATGTCCAGCTTTGGCGCGCCACTGTTCATCACCCGGCACGTGCTGATCGCGCTGGTGGTCGGCGGACTCGGCGGGGTGCTCCTGATGGCCTTTCTGATCGAGTTCGACCATTTCACGAGCAGCAGCGAATTCTGCACCAGTTGTCACTCCATGACCTATGCCGAGGACAGTTATCGGCAAACCGCGCATTACGACTCGGCCTCCGGGGTGCGGGCCACCTGCGGGGATTGTCATGTCTCGGAAGGGTTGCTTGCGGCGACCTGGGACCATGCGATCGGCATCAAGGATCTGATCAAGCAGTTTCTGGGGCCTGACTATGACGATCCGGTCATCAACACTTTGCATCTGCCCGAGGCGGCCTTCGCGGCGCGCGCCTGGTTTCGCAAACGCGATTCGGCCACCTGTTCAAGGTGCCACACTCAGGAGGCGATTTTGGGTAAGCGCGCCGACACGGCGGCGATTCATCGCGAGGAAACCGAGGGCAAGAGCTGCATCGATTGTCACTACAACCTGGTCCATCGCAAGGTACCGGATGAACGGACCTTCAAGCGCGAAGCCTGGAACCGGATGGTCGAGGATGAGTTTGGACTGGAGCCGGGAATGGCGGCCAAGCTGATGATGGGGTCAAAAGAGGCGATCGGCTCGCTACCTGCGCTGTCGGAGCGATCGCCTTGA
- a CDS encoding nuclease-related domain-containing protein, producing the protein MQTQTTADWIQGEPGDALWTRQIYRRSTRLENPLRQLERHSGTLASAPGIPAEHFHPVVTFVGDTAFNRGLSFVDYIRSFETLIFSEHEVMEMAQRLDRAASRQPWRHAGRRLGCAS; encoded by the coding sequence GTGCAAACGCAGACGACAGCGGACTGGATCCAGGGCGAACCGGGGGATGCGCTGTGGACACGCCAGATCTACCGGAGGTCCACGCGGCTCGAGAACCCGCTACGTCAACTGGAGCGACACAGTGGCACCCTGGCGAGCGCGCCGGGAATCCCGGCGGAACACTTCCATCCGGTCGTGACCTTCGTGGGCGATACGGCCTTCAATCGGGGCCTGAGCTTCGTGGACTATATTCGGTCCTTCGAGACTCTGATCTTCAGCGAACACGAGGTTATGGAGATGGCGCAAAGACTTGATCGGGCCGCCTCCCGGCAACCTTGGCGACACGCCGGGCGCAGGCTCGGTTGCGCGAGTTGA
- a CDS encoding IS5 family transposase: MSKAGRPPKIHEAEQAVLRQIVTDRPTSTLSEIARELAARTGIEAHEATIRKSLREAGVTRLRGESGLEAQARATPRRYGYTDAHRRHDPDQSYPSCLTDAEWDLVAALFEMPGGRGQPPRVSRRSILEACCYVVRTGCAWRMLPHDFAPWQNVYKTFRRWSAAGKFEQMHDRLRGQWREREGREIAPTAAVLDAQSTRGSPQGGPSGFDAGKQVKGRKRSLVVDTLGFVLAVSVVAANLQDRDAASGAVADAAAKYPQINTLFVDSAYAGQFAQTTEQTHAIRVEVVRHPANKSVGSWHVDGAPDRVVIANADGFVPLPKRWVVERTHAWNERARRLIMHHDRLPAVSETWVWLAEARILLRRLTTTV; this comes from the coding sequence ATGTCGAAAGCTGGTCGTCCCCCCAAGATTCACGAGGCGGAGCAAGCGGTATTGCGTCAAATTGTCACGGATCGCCCGACCTCCACGCTGTCAGAGATTGCCCGGGAACTCGCGGCACGGACGGGAATCGAGGCTCATGAAGCCACGATTCGCAAGTCCTTGCGGGAGGCGGGCGTCACGCGCCTCCGGGGCGAGAGTGGTCTCGAGGCGCAAGCGCGCGCAACGCCGCGTCGGTATGGGTATACGGATGCGCATCGTCGCCACGACCCCGACCAAAGCTACCCAAGTTGTCTGACCGATGCGGAGTGGGACTTGGTCGCCGCTCTCTTTGAGATGCCGGGCGGGCGGGGTCAACCGCCCCGCGTGTCGCGCCGGAGCATCCTGGAGGCGTGTTGCTACGTGGTGCGCACGGGGTGCGCGTGGCGGATGCTGCCGCACGATTTCGCGCCTTGGCAGAATGTCTACAAGACGTTTCGCCGTTGGAGTGCGGCTGGGAAGTTTGAGCAGATGCATGATCGACTGCGGGGGCAATGGCGCGAACGCGAGGGGCGTGAGATCGCGCCGACGGCGGCGGTGCTGGATGCGCAATCGACCCGCGGCTCGCCGCAGGGTGGACCGAGCGGCTTTGATGCGGGCAAGCAGGTCAAGGGGCGCAAGCGCAGCCTGGTGGTCGATACCTTGGGGTTCGTGTTGGCGGTGAGCGTGGTCGCGGCCAATCTTCAGGACCGCGATGCCGCCTCGGGCGCCGTCGCTGACGCGGCCGCCAAGTACCCCCAGATCAACACGCTGTTTGTCGATAGCGCCTACGCCGGTCAATTTGCCCAAACCACCGAGCAGACCCACGCGATCCGCGTGGAAGTCGTGCGCCATCCAGCCAACAAAAGCGTTGGCTCCTGGCACGTGGACGGGGCGCCTGACCGAGTGGTGATCGCCAACGCCGACGGCTTCGTTCCGCTGCCGAAGCGCTGGGTTGTCGAGCGCACCCATGCGTGGAATGAGCGTGCCCGTCGATTGATCATGCATCATGACCGTCTGCCAGCGGTCTCCGAAACCTGGGTTTGGCTGGCGGAGGCGCGCATCCTGCTGCGGCGGTTGACCACAACGGTTTGA
- a CDS encoding ISAzo13-like element transposase-related protein — protein sequence MLVSQISRNWAGHPLRSLPIMLGLIRGTTTTNGLTVEPVLDPTAYVKGFAGAWKRSGD from the coding sequence ATGCTCGTTAGCCAGATCAGCCGCAATTGGGCCGGACATCCGCTACGCAGCCTGCCGATCATGCTGGGGTTGATTCGTGGCACGACCACGACCAACGGGCTGACCGTGGAGCCCGTGCTCGACCCAACGGCCTACGTCAAAGGGTTCGCCGGCGCTTGGAAGCGCAGCGGTGATTAG
- a CDS encoding HMA2 domain-containing protein — translation MSHSIHSVPGRLRVRSNAFRCSSSEAQSVQRRLISMDGVTQVRLNAHAGSITVHYDSERLTKQTLLDVMKTLGCTQAMPRTNPAVASKAGAMFGKALIGAVINKAMERSALKLVSVLL, via the coding sequence ATGAGCCACTCGATCCATTCCGTGCCAGGAAGACTCCGCGTCCGCTCGAACGCCTTTCGCTGCAGTTCCAGCGAGGCGCAATCGGTACAGAGACGCTTGATCTCGATGGACGGTGTCACCCAGGTTCGGCTCAATGCCCATGCCGGGAGCATCACCGTTCACTATGACTCGGAACGGCTGACGAAGCAGACCCTGCTGGATGTCATGAAGACTCTTGGCTGCACACAGGCCATGCCGAGGACGAATCCGGCAGTCGCGAGCAAAGCGGGGGCGATGTTTGGCAAGGCGCTGATCGGCGCAGTCATCAACAAAGCAATGGAACGCTCGGCTTTGAAGCTCGTCAGCGTCTTGTTGTGA
- the tnpA gene encoding IS200/IS605 family transposase, with protein MDAFESLSHSKWECKYPVVFIPKCRRRVLYGQLRTHLGEVFHKLARQRESVIEEGHLMADHVHMLIAIPPKYAVSQVVGYIKGKSAIHLARVYGERQRNFRGQHFWARGYFVSTVGRDEATIRAYIQHQEREDKRLDQLNLWD; from the coding sequence ATGGACGCATTTGAAAGCCTAAGCCACTCCAAGTGGGAGTGTAAATATCCTGTTGTCTTCATTCCGAAGTGCCGTCGCCGCGTGTTGTATGGGCAGTTGCGCACGCATCTTGGGGAGGTCTTCCACAAGCTGGCGAGGCAGCGCGAAAGCGTGATCGAGGAAGGGCATTTGATGGCGGATCATGTGCATATGCTGATTGCGATTCCGCCCAAGTACGCCGTGTCCCAGGTGGTGGGCTACATCAAGGGTAAGAGTGCCATCCACCTGGCGCGGGTCTACGGAGAGCGTCAGCGCAACTTTCGGGGACAGCATTTCTGGGCACGCGGGTATTTTGTGTCGACGGTCGGTCGGGATGAAGCAACGATCCGTGCGTACATTCAGCACCAAGAGCGCGAGGACAAGCGACTCGACCAGCTCAATCTGTGGGACTGA
- a CDS encoding multiheme c-type cytochrome, whose amino-acid sequence MSKPVLSKPLLWALILLFSCLVGGGHALADKVKLDPGNWGHAAGKDCVSCHSKASAGLASEWRESAHQAAGVNCMDCHQADRADVDAIEHEGQIIATIVSPKDCARCHEKEYAEQQGSVHAEAFAMIEERLPALADNVGGPGMRVASCDQCHGSRVKVKGDGTLDAATWPNSGIGRINPDGSKGSCSSCHGRHRFSKAQAREPEACVRCHSGPDSPDKEIFEASKHGMLYVAQRDQMNLQAPEWVAGRDYTAAPTCVTCHMGAAGKLPSSHDVGMRNAWSLNSPVSQRQFLVVFEDGGKLELPASEPVPKRGSELTRPDGTLGKVKSVATPERRRQAMSMVCLECHGKTFTQGFMEQFDGVVELFDGKFGEPARAIMAGLYEQNLLTPTPFDDPIEFTYWELWHDEGARARHGASMMSPNHAWWEGMYLVGRNFYARFLPEARAVAGARAAELVEAHLTDHEQHQWLNRPDQSSTILGFGAGEDR is encoded by the coding sequence ATGTCGAAGCCCGTGTTGTCGAAGCCCTTGCTTTGGGCCTTGATTCTTCTGTTTTCCTGTTTGGTTGGCGGCGGTCATGCGCTCGCGGACAAGGTCAAACTGGATCCGGGCAACTGGGGGCACGCGGCGGGAAAAGATTGCGTGAGCTGTCACTCCAAGGCATCGGCGGGACTGGCCAGCGAGTGGCGTGAGAGCGCGCATCAGGCGGCGGGTGTCAACTGCATGGATTGTCATCAGGCCGATCGTGCGGACGTAGACGCGATCGAACACGAGGGACAGATCATCGCGACCATCGTGTCCCCGAAGGATTGCGCGCGCTGTCATGAGAAGGAGTACGCCGAGCAGCAGGGATCGGTCCACGCGGAGGCCTTCGCGATGATCGAGGAACGGCTCCCGGCGCTGGCGGACAACGTCGGCGGTCCGGGCATGCGGGTGGCCTCCTGCGATCAGTGTCATGGCTCGCGGGTGAAGGTGAAGGGCGACGGGACGCTCGATGCGGCGACCTGGCCCAATTCCGGCATCGGCCGCATCAATCCGGACGGGTCGAAAGGCTCCTGTTCCTCCTGTCACGGCCGTCATCGCTTTTCCAAGGCCCAGGCCCGCGAGCCGGAGGCCTGCGTGCGTTGTCATTCCGGCCCCGATTCGCCGGACAAGGAGATCTTCGAGGCATCCAAGCACGGTATGCTCTATGTCGCCCAGCGCGACCAGATGAATCTACAGGCGCCGGAATGGGTGGCGGGGCGCGACTACACCGCCGCGCCGACCTGCGTGACCTGTCACATGGGCGCGGCCGGCAAGCTCCCGTCCAGCCATGATGTCGGGATGCGCAATGCCTGGAGCCTGAATTCGCCGGTCTCCCAGCGTCAGTTTCTGGTGGTGTTCGAGGACGGCGGCAAGCTGGAATTGCCCGCGAGCGAGCCGGTGCCCAAACGCGGCAGCGAGCTGACGCGCCCGGACGGCACGCTCGGCAAGGTGAAGTCGGTCGCGACCCCGGAGCGCCGTCGTCAGGCGATGAGCATGGTCTGCCTGGAGTGTCACGGCAAGACCTTCACCCAGGGCTTCATGGAACAGTTCGATGGGGTGGTGGAACTGTTCGACGGCAAGTTCGGCGAGCCGGCGCGGGCGATCATGGCGGGACTCTACGAACAGAACCTGCTGACGCCGACGCCCTTCGACGACCCCATCGAATTCACCTATTGGGAACTTTGGCATGACGAAGGCGCCCGCGCCCGTCATGGCGCGTCCATGATGAGTCCGAATCACGCCTGGTGGGAGGGGATGTATCTGGTCGGGCGCAACTTCTACGCGCGCTTTCTACCGGAGGCACGAGCAGTGGCCGGGGCGCGGGCCGCTGAGCTGGTCGAGGCGCATCTGACGGACCACGAACAGCATCAATGGCTGAACCGTCCCGATCAGTCCAGCACGATTCTTGGATTTGGAGCGGGGGAGGATCGCTGA
- a CDS encoding IS110 family transposase, protein MPMEATLSDQRRTTKPARLPVIHERAAGIDMGSRFHVVAVGADRCDEPVKTFQAFTGDRVRLADWLQSLGIETVAMESTGVSWVAADEIFEDRGLEVIVANAREARAVPGRKSDVNDAQWRQRLHACGLLRARFRPGSDIAALRADVRRRERPIDDAAAHIQHLQKALTLMNLQLQPVVTDVTGTTGMKSIRAMVGGERDPQGLATRRDVRCKADTQTVCAALVGNDQPEPVFALTQALALYDVDQTRVETCDARIQQVLAGLNAGKDMPDEPLPKPRHRTTQPNAVNFNVREALDQLVGVDLTQIHGVGSSLALRLMTECGTDLSRWPSAKHFTAWLTLAPGSKSSGGKVLSAHTRQTTNRVAAHRRLAAVTLGRTDTALGAFDRRLSARVGQSKAVTATARKIAVLFYNAMRFGMDDRDPGADQYERQDRDRVIKQ, encoded by the coding sequence ATGCCGATGGAGGCGACCCTGTCTGACCAACGCCGCACCACGAAGCCCGCAAGACTTCCCGTCATCCATGAACGCGCCGCCGGCATCGACATGGGTTCGCGGTTCCATGTTGTCGCGGTGGGGGCTGACCGTTGCGACGAACCCGTCAAAACCTTTCAAGCGTTCACGGGCGACCGCGTCCGGCTAGCGGACTGGCTCCAGTCGCTGGGAATCGAGACGGTCGCGATGGAATCGACGGGCGTTTCTTGGGTGGCGGCGGACGAAATCTTCGAGGATCGTGGCCTGGAGGTCATCGTGGCCAATGCGCGCGAGGCGCGCGCGGTGCCGGGACGCAAGAGTGATGTCAACGATGCCCAGTGGCGGCAACGCCTTCATGCCTGCGGGCTGCTGCGGGCCCGCTTTCGCCCCGGATCAGACATTGCCGCGTTGCGCGCCGATGTGCGGCGACGGGAGCGGCCTATCGATGATGCGGCGGCGCACATCCAGCACCTGCAGAAGGCACTCACCTTGATGAACCTGCAGTTGCAGCCTGTCGTCACTGACGTGACCGGCACGACCGGCATGAAGAGCATCCGCGCCATGGTCGGCGGCGAGCGTGACCCGCAAGGACTGGCGACCCGACGCGACGTTCGTTGCAAAGCGGACACGCAGACCGTCTGCGCCGCCTTGGTGGGCAACGACCAGCCCGAGCCTGTCTTCGCGCTGACCCAAGCCTTGGCCTTGTATGATGTTGACCAGACGCGCGTTGAAACATGTGACGCCCGGATCCAGCAGGTCTTGGCAGGGCTCAACGCCGGGAAGGACATGCCCGACGAGCCGTTGCCCAAGCCCCGCCATCGCACCACTCAACCTAATGCGGTCAACTTTAATGTTCGGGAGGCTTTGGACCAATTGGTCGGCGTCGATTTGACGCAGATCCATGGCGTCGGCTCCTCTCTGGCTCTCCGCCTGATGACCGAATGCGGTACCGACCTGAGTCGCTGGCCCAGCGCCAAGCATTTCACTGCGTGGCTGACGCTGGCGCCGGGGAGCAAAAGCAGCGGGGGCAAGGTCCTGTCGGCCCACACGCGTCAAACGACCAACCGCGTTGCCGCACACCGGCGGCTGGCCGCCGTCACGCTTGGGCGGACGGACACCGCGTTGGGCGCCTTTGACCGAAGGCTGTCGGCGCGGGTTGGTCAGTCCAAGGCGGTGACTGCGACGGCCCGCAAGATCGCGGTGCTGTTCTACAACGCCATGCGCTTCGGC
- a CDS encoding DUF2325 domain-containing protein: MLERFILEVADPPGRMSLYDYESRALLNEISGRDWGTMLQRLTDFADAETDGSEQVARFDAPGGDSRLSIGATVEDPAVALTTLLAAGRGLTPATPTETASPGQKRSRRKLWEVPHKYHCPIIGTCLEVADLRRIGARFAWRNKERPSEYEIHVSFVGAADDRNALSQATHKLLEKRYAGVVRRFAKARSPEELLALWAEALGSGQVPAALWAIMTHPKADAAVMALAYEDVHMLSHQIGAGQRADLKALAETGQELARLKREFDALQRRTREQTDTREREFASLTARLERSEEERDRMREREQKLSERLKANGAEAHWEAIGDRDARVAWLEETLADSESRTAAWREKHGLAQAECERLARLARERTADCEALDRLFFQSSTASCGDCPNEDCAQRADLGGRLVLCVGGRKPLVEQYRRLVTGCNGRFDHHDGGLEDNQRRLEAMLASADAVVCAADYVSHDAYYRTKRFCKRLEKPHVLLGSSGVSAFARALEQVAG; the protein is encoded by the coding sequence ATGCTGGAACGCTTCATCCTGGAAGTCGCCGATCCACCGGGACGGATGAGCCTTTACGATTACGAGAGCCGCGCGCTCTTGAACGAGATCTCGGGCCGTGACTGGGGAACCATGTTGCAGCGGCTCACCGACTTCGCCGACGCCGAGACGGATGGTTCGGAGCAGGTGGCGCGGTTCGACGCGCCAGGGGGCGACTCTCGGCTCAGTATCGGCGCCACCGTCGAAGACCCCGCCGTCGCCCTGACGACACTGCTTGCGGCCGGTCGCGGACTGACGCCCGCAACGCCGACCGAGACGGCCTCTCCCGGTCAGAAGCGCAGTCGCCGCAAGCTTTGGGAGGTTCCGCATAAGTATCACTGCCCCATCATCGGAACCTGTCTGGAGGTCGCCGACCTGCGGCGCATCGGCGCCCGTTTCGCCTGGCGCAACAAGGAGCGGCCGAGCGAGTACGAGATCCATGTGAGCTTCGTCGGCGCGGCCGATGACCGCAACGCACTCTCGCAGGCAACCCATAAGCTGCTGGAGAAGCGGTATGCCGGGGTGGTGAGACGCTTCGCCAAGGCGCGCTCGCCGGAGGAGTTGCTGGCGCTCTGGGCGGAGGCGCTGGGATCCGGCCAGGTTCCGGCTGCACTCTGGGCCATCATGACGCACCCTAAGGCGGATGCCGCCGTCATGGCCCTGGCCTACGAGGATGTCCACATGCTCTCCCACCAGATTGGGGCCGGGCAGCGGGCGGACCTGAAGGCACTCGCCGAGACGGGCCAGGAACTCGCGCGCCTGAAGCGCGAGTTCGACGCATTACAGCGACGCACGCGGGAGCAGACGGACACCCGCGAGCGCGAGTTCGCCAGCTTGACCGCACGCCTTGAACGGAGCGAGGAGGAGCGCGACCGCATGCGCGAACGCGAGCAGAAACTCAGCGAGCGTCTCAAGGCCAACGGCGCGGAGGCGCATTGGGAGGCCATCGGTGACCGCGATGCGCGTGTCGCGTGGCTCGAGGAGACGCTGGCTGACAGCGAATCGCGCACCGCTGCCTGGCGCGAAAAGCACGGCCTGGCACAGGCCGAGTGCGAGCGGCTCGCACGGCTGGCGCGGGAGCGCACGGCCGACTGCGAAGCCCTGGATCGCCTGTTCTTCCAGTCCAGCACCGCGTCTTGCGGCGACTGTCCCAACGAGGACTGCGCGCAACGCGCCGACCTCGGTGGCCGGCTCGTGCTCTGCGTCGGCGGACGCAAGCCCCTGGTCGAGCAGTATCGGCGCCTGGTGACCGGCTGCAATGGCCGCTTCGACCATCACGACGGTGGGCTCGAGGACAATCAGCGCCGCCTCGAGGCCATGCTGGCGTCCGCCGATGCCGTGGTCTGCGCGGCCGATTACGTCAGCCATGACGCTTATTATCGGACCAAGCGCTTCTGCAAACGCCTGGAAAAGCCGCACGTCCTCCTCGGCAGCTCGGGCGTGTCTGCCTTTGCGCGCGCGCTCGAACAGGTGGCCGGCTAG
- the hemP gene encoding hemin uptake protein HemP, translated as MPTTASTVSHRPEPMHKNTPIPIPRSVDVRMLLGDAQLLTIKHGDSRYILRMTRNNKLILTK; from the coding sequence ATGCCAACGACCGCATCCACCGTCAGCCATCGCCCCGAGCCCATGCACAAAAACACGCCCATTCCCATCCCACGCAGTGTCGACGTACGGATGCTGCTCGGCGATGCGCAGCTTCTGACGATCAAACACGGCGATAGCCGCTACATTCTGCGCATGACGCGCAACAACAAGCTGATTCTGACCAAATAG
- a CDS encoding cupin domain-containing protein yields MQEIDWDVFQLDDLLAKVERNGVTFKEFLRTPSLSCSIYHLPVGSRDMASAHEEDELYLVLEGRGQLRVGETVHRVQQGTLMYVHAACDHAFFDIQEDLTVLAFFGSPVLELGRGRRFRHGRQQVSGAEADD; encoded by the coding sequence ATGCAAGAGATAGATTGGGACGTCTTCCAACTCGATGACCTGCTCGCCAAGGTCGAGCGCAACGGCGTCACCTTTAAGGAGTTCCTGCGCACGCCGTCGCTCTCCTGCTCCATCTACCATCTCCCGGTGGGTTCCCGGGACATGGCCAGCGCCCATGAAGAGGATGAACTCTATCTGGTTCTTGAAGGCAGGGGGCAATTGAGGGTTGGCGAAACCGTGCATCGGGTTCAGCAGGGCACGCTCATGTATGTGCATGCGGCCTGCGATCATGCGTTTTTCGATATTCAGGAAGACCTGACGGTGCTGGCCTTTTTCGGTTCGCCCGTGCTGGAACTGGGGCGAGGGCGTCGTTTTCGCCACGGGCGCCAGCAGGTGTCGGGCGCCGAGGCGGATGATTGA